One stretch of Microbacterium terrae DNA includes these proteins:
- a CDS encoding shikimate kinase: protein MNAPAIVLIGPMGAGKSSVGKRVAKLLELPYTDTDTVVVTAHGPIERIFTEHGEAHFRALEREAVSTGLARGGIVSLGGGAVLDADTQHDLAAHRVVLLTVEPRIVAARVRGSKRPLLSGDDAIARWTEIYRERLPVYERLADVTYDTSTGPIQSVVDAIADWARNTGGPTP, encoded by the coding sequence ATGAACGCCCCCGCGATCGTCCTCATCGGTCCGATGGGTGCGGGCAAGTCGAGCGTCGGCAAGCGTGTCGCCAAGCTGCTCGAGCTGCCGTACACCGACACCGACACCGTCGTGGTCACCGCTCACGGCCCGATCGAGCGCATCTTCACCGAACACGGGGAGGCGCACTTCCGGGCGCTCGAGCGCGAGGCCGTCTCCACGGGGCTCGCGCGCGGGGGCATCGTCTCGCTCGGCGGGGGAGCCGTGCTCGATGCCGACACCCAGCACGACCTCGCGGCTCACCGCGTGGTGCTGCTGACGGTCGAGCCGCGCATCGTCGCCGCCCGGGTGCGCGGATCGAAACGTCCGCTCCTCTCCGGCGACGACGCGATCGCGCGCTGGACCGAGATCTACCGGGAGCGTCTGCCCGTCTACGAACGCCTCGCCGACGTCACCTACGACACGTCGACGGGCCCGATCCAGAGCGTCGTCGACGCGATCGCCGACTGGGCGCGCAACACAGGAGGACCCACCCCATGA
- a CDS encoding DoxX family protein gives MTTVPVRHGAAGVTLPTSTRPVRALLAWESRAEAGLKSFLQAWSIPALRVALGTVFAVFGALKFIPGASPVESLVMQTWEKLTFGLVGGQAAMIATAVIEVAAGVLLLAGGAFARIGLVVLALAFVGILSPIVLLPAEVWSAAGPTLTGQYIFKNAVLIAAALVVASQVLRGPSAKR, from the coding sequence ATGACCACCGTCCCCGTCCGACACGGCGCCGCCGGCGTCACCCTGCCCACCTCGACCCGCCCGGTCCGCGCGCTGCTCGCGTGGGAGTCACGTGCCGAGGCCGGCCTCAAGTCGTTCCTGCAGGCCTGGAGCATCCCCGCGCTGCGCGTCGCGCTCGGCACCGTGTTCGCGGTGTTCGGCGCGCTCAAGTTCATCCCCGGCGCGAGCCCGGTCGAGTCCCTCGTCATGCAGACATGGGAGAAGCTCACCTTCGGCCTCGTCGGCGGGCAGGCCGCGATGATCGCCACCGCGGTCATCGAGGTCGCCGCGGGCGTGCTGCTCCTCGCGGGCGGAGCGTTCGCCCGGATCGGGCTGGTCGTGCTCGCCCTCGCCTTCGTCGGCATCCTGTCGCCGATCGTGCTGCTCCCCGCAGAGGTGTGGAGCGCCGCAGGCCCCACGCTGACGGGTCAGTACATCTTCAAGAACGCGGTGCTCATCGCCGCCGCGCTCGTCGTCGCCTCGCAGGTGCTGCGCGGGCCGTCGGCGAAGCGCTGA
- the aroQ gene encoding type II 3-dehydroquinate dehydratase has product MTDPRRILLVNGPNLNLLGTREPAIYGSDTLADVEALVTRTAAETGFEVRAVQSNHEGVLLDAIHAAREDCAGIVINAGGLTHTSVILRDALAGVALPVAEVHISNVYEREQFRHHSYIADLAAVHAVGEGIAGYATATRRLIAVITGQADG; this is encoded by the coding sequence GTGACCGATCCGCGCCGCATCCTGCTCGTCAACGGGCCGAATCTGAACCTCCTCGGCACCCGCGAGCCCGCGATCTACGGCAGCGACACCCTCGCCGACGTCGAGGCGCTCGTCACCCGGACCGCGGCCGAGACCGGCTTCGAGGTGCGCGCGGTGCAGAGCAACCACGAAGGCGTCCTGCTCGACGCGATCCACGCCGCCCGCGAGGACTGCGCGGGCATCGTCATCAACGCCGGTGGGCTCACCCACACGTCGGTGATCCTGCGCGACGCCCTCGCCGGAGTCGCGCTGCCGGTCGCCGAGGTGCACATCTCGAACGTGTACGAGCGCGAGCAGTTCCGCCACCACTCGTACATCGCCGACCTCGCCGCCGTGCACGCAGTCGGCGAGGGCATCGCCGGGTACGCCACCGCGACGCGGCGGCTCATCGCCGTCATCACCGGGCAGGCCGACGGCTGA
- a CDS encoding DEAD/DEAH box helicase, with translation MTPPPFVDPAAIRRHVDAGTFERGAAYFAAGAVRQFTYDPQSGVVEAAVAGSGSAAYRCRVRLDPRRDDRPIAATSCTCPVQFDCKHTVAALLESNRRAAANPAREADASWRTVLAPRAAAGTAHTALALGFEVRQRVRRGASQWAPVRVETATARGLHRHGDDTLVGLRPLERSGRSDAWIKGDASWESVRRPGSVYAPAQVRWFAELHSIGRDMRTFGGFSDVSEWLTLDDIESSLLWGHLAAASSVGIALTATKRTQSVSIAAEASVSVRAVPHRGEVHVEPRVAIAGETVDAARVRPIGRSGLYQVTVRGEQLDLVLAPVGLDDTTAALLSAGGEITVPEEDADEFVRLHLPRIARSSTVEAPGLDVPPPERPAAVLRVIFQPGHRVQWVLQWRYADDTHPAWDSVPTPERDARAERDIRERVVTAWEQASPVPLSAHGSASGLDAAEFASKLLPLLEAEDDVEVEISGTRPAYRELAGDPRIAVTTVESPDPDWFELGVVVTIDGRRIPFASLFTALSLGRKRLLLSDGAHFSLMHPSLQRLKDLIGEAGELEEWETGPRLSRYQTDVWADFEDLAHEAQPAVSWRATVEGLRTAEGVPAAPAPVGLAAELRPYQRAGYDWLAFLWEHRLGGILADDMGLGKTLQMLALVSRTRDAGERRPFLVVAPTSVLPTWRDEAARFAPGLRVAVVDGTRAKRGRTVEDAAASADIVVTSYTLLRLDEPEFAAVEWAGLVLDEAQFVKNSRTKAYRAAKGLRADVVFAVTGTPLENSLSELWALLSLTAPGLFPSERRFREEYIGPIERGKVPENQEGSTFRAGRLARLRRRIRPLVLRRTKELVAPELPAKQEQHVHVELSAAHRALYDTVLQRERQKVLGLLDDLDRNRFIVFRSLTLLRLLSLAPELVDPAHASIAPSKLGALFERLDEVVAEGHRVLVFSQFTSFLALVAARLDERRVPYAYLDGSTRDREGAIESFRAGDAPVFLISLKAGGFGLTLTEADYVFLLDPWWNPAAEAQAVDRAHRIGQERTVIVYRLIAAGTIEDKVMALQQRKARLFRSVMDDDALFGQALTADDIRGLFEA, from the coding sequence GTGACACCCCCTCCGTTCGTCGACCCCGCTGCGATCCGGCGGCATGTCGACGCGGGCACGTTCGAACGGGGCGCCGCGTACTTCGCGGCGGGCGCCGTTCGGCAGTTCACCTACGATCCGCAGTCCGGCGTGGTCGAGGCCGCCGTAGCCGGGAGCGGCTCGGCCGCGTACCGGTGCCGCGTGCGCCTCGACCCCCGCCGCGACGATCGCCCGATCGCGGCGACGTCGTGCACGTGTCCGGTGCAGTTCGACTGCAAGCACACCGTCGCAGCTCTGCTCGAGTCCAATCGCCGGGCCGCCGCGAACCCCGCGCGCGAGGCCGACGCCTCGTGGCGCACCGTGCTGGCGCCGCGGGCGGCGGCGGGCACCGCCCACACCGCACTGGCCCTCGGGTTCGAGGTGCGCCAGCGGGTACGTCGCGGCGCGTCGCAGTGGGCTCCGGTGCGGGTCGAGACGGCGACCGCACGCGGTCTCCACCGGCACGGCGACGACACCCTCGTCGGGCTGCGGCCGCTCGAGCGGAGCGGCCGCAGCGATGCATGGATCAAGGGCGACGCCTCCTGGGAGTCGGTCCGTCGGCCCGGCAGCGTCTACGCACCCGCCCAGGTGCGGTGGTTCGCCGAACTCCACAGCATCGGGCGCGACATGCGCACCTTCGGCGGCTTCTCCGACGTCTCGGAGTGGCTCACCCTCGACGACATCGAGTCGAGCCTGCTGTGGGGGCATCTCGCGGCCGCGTCGAGCGTCGGCATCGCGCTCACTGCGACCAAGCGCACGCAGAGCGTGTCGATCGCGGCGGAGGCGAGCGTGTCGGTCCGCGCCGTGCCCCACCGCGGCGAGGTGCACGTCGAGCCGCGCGTCGCCATCGCAGGCGAGACGGTGGATGCCGCGCGCGTGCGCCCGATCGGCCGCAGCGGTCTGTACCAGGTGACGGTGCGCGGCGAGCAGCTCGACCTCGTCCTCGCTCCGGTCGGGCTCGACGACACCACGGCGGCCCTGCTGTCGGCCGGCGGCGAGATCACGGTGCCCGAGGAGGATGCCGACGAGTTCGTCCGCCTGCACCTTCCGCGGATCGCGCGATCGTCGACGGTCGAGGCGCCCGGCCTCGACGTGCCGCCGCCCGAGCGGCCCGCAGCGGTGCTCCGCGTGATCTTCCAGCCCGGGCATCGCGTGCAATGGGTGCTGCAATGGCGCTACGCCGACGACACGCATCCCGCGTGGGACTCGGTACCCACCCCCGAACGCGACGCGCGCGCCGAGCGCGACATCCGCGAGCGCGTCGTGACGGCGTGGGAGCAGGCGTCGCCGGTGCCCCTCTCGGCACACGGATCCGCATCCGGTCTCGACGCCGCGGAGTTCGCCTCGAAGCTCCTGCCGCTCCTCGAGGCCGAGGACGACGTCGAGGTCGAGATCAGCGGCACGCGCCCCGCGTACCGGGAGCTCGCCGGAGACCCCCGCATCGCGGTCACCACCGTCGAATCGCCCGACCCCGACTGGTTCGAGCTCGGCGTCGTGGTGACGATCGACGGGCGGCGCATCCCGTTCGCGTCGCTGTTCACCGCGCTCTCGCTGGGGCGCAAGCGCCTGCTCCTCAGCGACGGCGCCCACTTCTCGCTGATGCATCCGTCGCTGCAGCGGTTGAAGGACCTCATCGGCGAGGCGGGCGAGCTCGAGGAGTGGGAGACCGGGCCGCGCCTCAGTCGCTACCAGACCGACGTCTGGGCCGACTTCGAAGACCTCGCGCACGAGGCCCAGCCCGCCGTCTCGTGGCGGGCGACGGTCGAAGGGCTCCGCACCGCCGAGGGCGTGCCCGCCGCGCCCGCCCCGGTGGGCCTCGCCGCCGAGCTGCGCCCGTACCAGCGTGCCGGGTACGACTGGCTCGCGTTCCTGTGGGAGCACCGGCTCGGCGGCATCCTCGCCGACGACATGGGACTCGGCAAGACGCTGCAGATGCTGGCGCTCGTCTCCCGCACCCGAGACGCCGGCGAGCGGCGCCCGTTCCTCGTCGTCGCCCCCACCTCGGTGCTCCCGACCTGGCGCGACGAGGCGGCCCGGTTCGCCCCGGGCCTCCGGGTCGCGGTCGTGGACGGCACCCGCGCGAAGCGCGGACGGACGGTGGAGGATGCCGCCGCGTCGGCCGACATCGTGGTCACCTCGTACACGCTGCTGCGGCTCGACGAGCCCGAGTTCGCGGCGGTCGAATGGGCCGGCCTCGTGCTCGACGAAGCGCAGTTCGTCAAGAACAGCAGGACGAAGGCGTACCGGGCGGCGAAGGGCCTGCGGGCCGACGTGGTGTTCGCCGTCACGGGAACACCGCTCGAGAACAGCCTGAGCGAGCTGTGGGCGCTGCTGTCGCTCACAGCACCCGGCCTCTTCCCCTCCGAGCGCCGGTTCCGCGAGGAGTACATCGGACCGATCGAGAGGGGCAAGGTGCCCGAGAATCAGGAGGGCTCCACGTTCCGTGCCGGACGGCTCGCGCGGCTGCGGCGGCGCATCCGCCCTCTCGTGCTGCGGCGCACGAAAGAGCTCGTCGCGCCGGAACTGCCCGCGAAGCAGGAGCAGCACGTCCACGTCGAGCTGAGTGCGGCGCACCGGGCGCTCTACGACACCGTGCTGCAGCGGGAGCGCCAGAAGGTGCTGGGCCTGCTCGACGACCTCGACCGCAACCGGTTCATCGTCTTCCGCTCGCTCACGCTGCTGCGACTGCTGAGCCTCGCACCCGAGCTCGTCGACCCGGCGCACGCGTCGATCGCCCCGAGCAAGCTCGGCGCCCTGTTCGAGCGCCTCGACGAGGTCGTCGCCGAGGGCCACCGGGTGCTCGTGTTCAGCCAGTTCACCTCGTTCCTCGCGCTCGTGGCCGCACGACTCGACGAGCGACGGGTGCCGTACGCCTACCTCGACGGATCGACGCGCGACCGGGAGGGGGCGATCGAGTCGTTCCGTGCGGGCGACGCGCCGGTGTTCCTCATCAGCCTCAAGGCAGGCGGGTTCGGGCTCACCCTCACCGAGGCCGACTACGTGTTCCTGCTCGACCCGTGGTGGAATCCGGCGGCCGAGGCGCAGGCCGTCGACCGCGCGCACCGCATCGGCCAGGAGCGCACAGTCATTGTCTACCGGCTGATCGCGGCAGGGACGATCGAAGACAAGGTGATGGCGCTCCAGCAGCGCAAGGCGCGGTTGTTCCGCTCCGTGATGGACGACGACGCGCTGTTCGGGCAGGCTCTCACGGCCGACGACATCCGCGGGCTGTTCGAGGCGTGA
- the efp gene encoding elongation factor P, with protein MASTADIKNGVVLNIDGQLWSVVEFQHVKPGKGGAFVRTKLKNVMSGKVVDKTFNAGAKIETENVDRRDFTYLYNDGDNFVFMDVADYDQLNVGAATVGDAAHFLLENQQVQIALNNGNPLYIELPASVILEITYTEPGLQGDRSSAGTKPATLETGYEIQVPLFLETGTKVKVDTRTGDYLGREK; from the coding sequence ATGGCATCCACCGCAGACATCAAGAACGGCGTCGTCCTGAACATCGACGGACAGCTGTGGAGCGTCGTCGAGTTCCAGCACGTCAAGCCCGGCAAGGGCGGCGCATTCGTCCGCACGAAGCTCAAGAACGTCATGAGCGGCAAGGTCGTCGACAAGACGTTCAACGCCGGCGCGAAGATCGAGACCGAGAACGTCGACCGCCGCGACTTCACGTACCTGTACAACGACGGCGACAACTTCGTCTTCATGGATGTCGCCGACTACGACCAGCTCAACGTGGGCGCCGCGACGGTCGGCGACGCCGCCCACTTCCTGCTCGAGAACCAGCAGGTGCAGATCGCGCTCAACAACGGCAACCCGCTGTACATCGAGCTCCCCGCGTCGGTCATCCTCGAGATCACCTACACCGAGCCGGGTCTGCAGGGCGACCGCTCGTCGGCCGGCACCAAGCCCGCCACGCTCGAGACCGGCTACGAGATCCAGGTGCCGCTGTTCCTCGAGACCGGCACGAAGGTCAAGGTCGACACCCGCACGGGCGACTACCTCGGCCGCGAGAAGTAA
- a CDS encoding shikimate dehydrogenase family protein, translating to MRRQPGLGVLNGARRLAVWGDPIDHSRSPQLHAAAYDVLDVDWIYGRRRVDESTFADELAGLDGTWRGLSLTMPLKGVAHRAAVSLDERAARTGAVNTLLLTPDGPLGFNTDVGGIVRALGEHGIASADSARIVGAGATATSALVALAELGATEVDVVARRAEAVAPLRALGDDLGVAVRHTSFTAALFAPVDVTIATLPGDAAIAPEAAAALAADGGFLLDVVYGHWPTPLSRAWDAAGGASASGLGMLLHQAILQIRIFRSGDVDHALPREDAVLSAMRSVLERPAA from the coding sequence AGCTGCACGCCGCGGCTTACGACGTGCTCGACGTCGACTGGATCTACGGGCGACGCCGCGTCGACGAGTCCACGTTCGCGGACGAGCTCGCGGGCCTCGACGGCACTTGGCGCGGTCTGTCGCTGACGATGCCGCTCAAAGGCGTCGCGCACCGCGCAGCGGTGTCGCTCGACGAGCGCGCTGCACGCACCGGCGCGGTGAACACCCTGCTGCTCACGCCCGACGGTCCACTCGGCTTCAACACCGACGTGGGCGGGATCGTCCGCGCGCTCGGTGAGCACGGCATCGCGTCGGCGGACTCCGCCCGGATCGTCGGCGCCGGCGCCACGGCGACCTCTGCCCTGGTCGCCCTGGCAGAACTCGGAGCGACAGAGGTCGACGTGGTCGCCCGCCGCGCCGAAGCCGTCGCGCCGCTGCGCGCGCTCGGCGACGACCTCGGCGTCGCGGTGCGCCACACGTCCTTCACTGCGGCGCTATTCGCCCCCGTCGACGTCACCATCGCCACACTTCCGGGCGACGCCGCGATCGCGCCGGAGGCCGCAGCCGCCCTCGCCGCCGACGGCGGCTTCCTCCTTGACGTCGTGTACGGCCACTGGCCGACGCCGCTGTCACGCGCCTGGGACGCCGCGGGCGGAGCATCCGCATCGGGTCTCGGGATGCTGCTGCACCAGGCGATCCTGCAGATCCGCATCTTCCGCTCGGGTGATGTCGACCACGCTCTTCCGCGTGAGGATGCAGTCCTTTCAGCGATGCGCTCGGTGCTGGAGCGTCCCGCGGCGTAA
- the aroC gene encoding chorismate synthase, translating into MLRVLTAGESHGPELVAVMEGLPSGVPISRAAIQADLARRKLGYGRGSRMKFEEDELTISSGVVHGYSLGSPIALRIGNTEWPKWVEVMSPDPIDLTEKSRGRGAALTRPRPGHADLVGMQKYGFTESRPILERASARETAARVALGALARAFLAELGIELVSHTLSIGPVQSPEGAALPTPADVEALDADPLRCFDAETSARMVAEVDSARKDGDTLGGIVEVLAYGLPPGLGSHVHWDRRLDGKLAQALMSIQAIKGVEVGDGFETTRRRGSAAHDELFTADDGITRSSDKAGGTEGGMSTGTVLRVRAGMKPIATVPKALRTVDVATGDTAAAHHQRSDVCAVPAAGVVAEAMVAVVLAESVLEKFGGDSVAETRRNIAGYLAAIPENLRTSTVSDDTLGG; encoded by the coding sequence ATGCTCCGCGTGCTCACGGCCGGCGAATCCCACGGCCCCGAACTCGTCGCCGTCATGGAGGGCCTGCCTTCGGGCGTCCCGATCTCGCGCGCCGCCATCCAGGCCGACCTCGCCCGCCGCAAGCTCGGCTACGGCCGCGGCTCGCGCATGAAGTTCGAAGAGGACGAGCTGACCATCTCGTCCGGGGTCGTGCACGGCTACAGCCTGGGCAGCCCGATCGCGCTGCGCATCGGCAACACCGAGTGGCCGAAGTGGGTCGAGGTGATGAGCCCCGACCCGATCGACCTCACCGAGAAGTCCCGCGGCCGCGGTGCCGCGCTCACGCGACCCCGGCCCGGACACGCCGACCTCGTCGGCATGCAGAAGTACGGCTTCACCGAGTCGCGTCCGATCCTCGAGCGCGCGAGCGCGCGCGAGACCGCTGCGCGCGTGGCACTCGGCGCCCTTGCCCGTGCGTTCCTCGCCGAGCTCGGCATCGAGCTCGTGAGCCACACGCTCTCGATCGGCCCCGTGCAGTCTCCTGAGGGCGCGGCGCTGCCGACTCCGGCAGACGTCGAGGCGCTCGACGCCGATCCGCTCCGGTGCTTCGACGCCGAGACCAGTGCGCGGATGGTCGCCGAGGTGGACTCCGCCCGCAAAGACGGCGACACCCTCGGCGGCATCGTCGAGGTGCTCGCCTACGGATTGCCGCCGGGACTCGGCTCGCACGTGCACTGGGATCGCCGACTGGACGGCAAGCTCGCCCAGGCGCTCATGAGCATCCAGGCCATCAAGGGCGTCGAGGTCGGCGACGGCTTCGAGACGACCCGCCGCCGCGGCTCCGCGGCGCACGACGAGCTGTTCACCGCCGACGACGGCATCACCCGTTCGAGCGACAAAGCCGGCGGCACCGAGGGCGGCATGTCCACCGGCACGGTGCTGCGCGTACGCGCCGGCATGAAGCCGATCGCGACGGTGCCCAAGGCGCTGCGCACCGTCGACGTCGCCACCGGCGACACGGCGGCCGCACACCACCAGCGCTCCGACGTGTGCGCCGTGCCCGCCGCCGGTGTCGTGGCCGAAGCCATGGTCGCCGTCGTGCTCGCCGAGTCCGTGCTCGAGAAGTTCGGCGGCGACAGCGTCGCCGAGACCCGCCGCAACATCGCCGGATACCTCGCCGCGATCCCCGAGAACCTGCGCACGTCGACCGTGAGCGACGACACGCTGGGCGGATGA
- the aroB gene encoding 3-dehydroquinate synthase, translated as MTDATTIAVSGDAAYEITVGRGILASVGAALPAAARKVLIIHPPTLAAQAAALREQLLADREVLLAEIPDAEQGKRVEVAAFCWQVLGQADFTRTDAIIGFGGGAVTDLAGFVAATWLRGIEVVQIPTTVLGMVDAAVGGKTGINTAEGKNLVGAFWAPRAVICDLDLLDSLSRNERVAGYAEVVKAGFIQEPEILDLVEADPERATDPRSDEFRRTIELAIAMKARVVGADLREAGLREILNYGHTLGHAIEHAERYRWRHGAAISVGMVFAAELSRLAGRLPDAAAQRHRDILTSLGLPTTYRAGAWQQLLATMQRDKKSRGGMLRFIVLDDIAKPTVLQAPDESLMFAAYQEVAS; from the coding sequence ATGACCGATGCGACGACGATCGCCGTCTCCGGCGACGCGGCATACGAGATCACCGTCGGGCGCGGCATCCTCGCCTCCGTCGGCGCAGCCCTCCCGGCCGCGGCGCGCAAGGTGCTCATCATCCACCCGCCAACGCTCGCCGCGCAGGCGGCGGCGCTGCGCGAGCAGCTCCTCGCCGACCGGGAGGTGCTCCTCGCCGAGATCCCCGACGCCGAGCAGGGCAAGCGCGTCGAGGTGGCCGCGTTCTGCTGGCAGGTTCTCGGGCAGGCCGACTTCACCCGCACCGACGCGATCATCGGCTTCGGCGGGGGAGCGGTGACCGATCTGGCCGGGTTCGTCGCGGCCACCTGGCTTCGCGGCATCGAGGTCGTGCAGATCCCCACCACCGTGCTCGGCATGGTCGACGCGGCGGTCGGCGGCAAGACCGGCATCAACACCGCCGAGGGCAAGAACCTCGTGGGCGCGTTCTGGGCGCCGCGAGCCGTGATCTGCGACCTCGACCTCCTCGACTCGCTCTCGCGCAACGAGCGGGTCGCCGGCTATGCCGAGGTGGTGAAGGCGGGATTCATCCAGGAGCCCGAGATCCTCGACCTCGTCGAGGCCGACCCGGAGCGGGCGACCGACCCCCGCTCCGACGAATTCCGCCGCACGATCGAGCTCGCCATCGCGATGAAGGCGCGCGTCGTCGGCGCCGATCTGCGTGAGGCCGGGCTGCGCGAGATCCTCAACTACGGCCACACCCTCGGACACGCGATCGAGCACGCCGAACGCTACCGCTGGCGCCACGGCGCCGCGATCTCGGTCGGCATGGTGTTCGCCGCCGAACTGTCGCGTCTGGCGGGCAGGCTTCCGGATGCCGCCGCGCAGCGGCACCGCGACATCCTGACGTCGCTCGGCCTGCCGACCACCTACCGCGCCGGGGCCTGGCAGCAGCTGCTCGCGACCATGCAGCGCGACAAGAAGAGCCGGGGCGGGATGCTGCGCTTCATCGTGCTCGACGACATCGCCAAGCCCACCGTGCTGCAGGCGCCCGACGAGTCGCTCATGTTCGCCGCATACCAGGAGGTCGCCAGCTGA
- the nusB gene encoding transcription antitermination factor NusB, translating to MSARTKARKRALDLLFQSDVRGDDLAVTLAAEATRAANEPAREASWLYAREIVDGIIDNRDAIDEQITTFAKDWSLARMPAVDRALLRIGTWEILYNDAVPTAVAIDEAVELAKEFSTDDSGAFVHGVLARIARAS from the coding sequence GTGAGCGCCCGTACGAAGGCGCGCAAGCGCGCGCTCGACCTTCTGTTCCAGAGCGACGTCCGCGGCGACGACCTGGCCGTGACACTCGCGGCCGAGGCCACCCGCGCGGCGAACGAGCCGGCGCGAGAGGCGTCGTGGCTGTACGCCCGCGAGATCGTCGACGGCATCATCGACAACCGCGACGCGATCGACGAGCAGATCACCACGTTCGCGAAGGACTGGTCGCTGGCGCGCATGCCCGCCGTCGACCGCGCGCTGCTGCGCATCGGCACGTGGGAGATCCTCTACAACGACGCCGTTCCCACGGCGGTCGCCATCGACGAGGCCGTCGAACTCGCCAAGGAGTTCTCGACCGACGACTCGGGCGCCTTCGTCCACGGCGTGCTCGCACGCATCGCGCGAGCATCCTGA
- a CDS encoding Rieske 2Fe-2S domain-containing protein codes for MRITGLGHAGMFIETAGGSILCDPVIGPTFFGSWFPFPDNRGLDWDKYGKADFLYVSHRHRDHFDPALMERHIPKDITVLLPEYPTDDLEQDLRRLGYDNIVYTQAGVPLEFGPLKLMVTPLRAPSDGPIGDSSLSVDDGTASILNQNDSHPLDLEKLMAFSKPEAYFTQVSGAIWWPMVYDLPQDAKQNFAKLKRDAQNKRAMYYIERVDAEHVFPMAGPPMFLREELFRYNGTGQDGDSIFTDQREFLAHMAEVRPDQKGYEFVPGTVVEIHGGVLTVEQTLYTEAEIDRIFDDKWSYLAEQQAARQDEIRAEEATRAAVLPPDEMLAAIKEWWEPLIRRARTIRTGIGGNVRFRIGDLDMVVDFPKAKVREYAGEECIYWYTIPADLVSTNIRDHEIDWSNSIFLSMQFSVGRSGKFNEFLTTFLKCLSRDRIEYVENWYAEQTDQTEDAEIGDWVVQRRCPHLRADLTQTGKIQDGVLTCSLHDWKWDLASGKCLTSPGHPIRATAVGSEATRHEGASVA; via the coding sequence ATGCGCATCACGGGCCTCGGCCACGCTGGGATGTTCATCGAGACCGCGGGCGGGAGCATCCTGTGCGACCCGGTGATCGGGCCGACGTTCTTCGGCTCGTGGTTCCCCTTCCCCGACAACCGTGGCCTGGATTGGGACAAGTACGGCAAGGCGGACTTCCTGTACGTCTCGCACCGTCACCGCGACCACTTCGACCCGGCGCTCATGGAGCGCCACATCCCGAAGGACATCACGGTGCTCCTGCCGGAGTACCCGACCGACGACCTCGAGCAGGACCTCCGGCGCCTGGGCTACGACAACATCGTCTACACGCAGGCGGGCGTACCGCTGGAGTTCGGCCCGCTGAAGCTCATGGTCACCCCGCTGCGCGCGCCGAGCGACGGACCGATCGGCGACTCGTCGCTGAGCGTGGACGACGGCACCGCGAGCATCCTGAACCAGAACGACTCCCACCCGCTCGACCTCGAGAAGCTGATGGCGTTCTCGAAGCCCGAGGCGTACTTCACCCAGGTGTCGGGTGCGATCTGGTGGCCCATGGTCTACGACCTGCCGCAGGACGCCAAGCAGAACTTCGCGAAGCTCAAGCGCGACGCCCAGAACAAGCGCGCCATGTACTACATCGAGCGGGTCGACGCCGAGCACGTCTTCCCGATGGCGGGGCCGCCGATGTTCCTCCGCGAAGAGCTGTTCCGCTACAACGGCACCGGGCAGGACGGCGACTCGATCTTCACCGACCAGCGCGAGTTCCTCGCGCACATGGCCGAGGTGCGTCCCGACCAGAAGGGCTACGAGTTCGTGCCCGGCACCGTGGTCGAGATCCACGGCGGCGTGCTCACCGTCGAGCAGACGCTGTACACCGAGGCCGAGATCGACCGCATCTTCGACGACAAGTGGTCGTACCTCGCCGAGCAGCAGGCAGCCCGGCAGGACGAGATCCGCGCGGAAGAGGCGACGCGCGCCGCGGTGCTTCCCCCCGACGAGATGCTCGCGGCGATCAAGGAGTGGTGGGAGCCGCTGATCCGTCGCGCCCGCACGATCCGCACCGGCATCGGCGGCAACGTGCGCTTCCGCATCGGCGACCTCGACATGGTCGTCGACTTCCCGAAGGCGAAGGTGCGCGAGTACGCGGGGGAGGAGTGCATCTACTGGTACACGATCCCCGCAGACCTCGTCTCGACGAACATCCGCGACCACGAGATCGACTGGTCGAACTCGATCTTCCTGTCGATGCAGTTCTCGGTGGGCCGCAGCGGCAAGTTCAACGAGTTCCTCACGACCTTCCTCAAGTGCCTCTCGCGCGACCGCATCGAGTACGTCGAGAACTGGTACGCGGAGCAGACCGACCAGACCGAGGATGCCGAGATCGGCGACTGGGTCGTGCAGCGCCGCTGCCCGCACCTGCGCGCCGACCTCACCCAGACCGGCAAGATCCAGGACGGCGTGCTCACCTGCTCGCTGCACGACTGGAAGTGGGACCTCGCGTCGGGCAAGTGCCTCACGAGCCCCGGGCACCCGATCCGCGCCACCGCGGTCGGCTCCGAGGCCACGCGCCACGAGGGCGCATCGGTCGCCTGA